One Novosphingobium sp. EMRT-2 DNA segment encodes these proteins:
- the rodA gene encoding rod shape-determining protein RodA — MPRAYVPAAIARQPWRVLLPLAMLVVFGGFVLYSAAGGHLQPWALTHVLRFCVFLALAMLIARVPQDWFKRAALPIYAGLCVLLVLVELIGGIGGGSQRWLNLGFMTLQPSELMKPGIVLVLAWFYSVLPVGETRGWRAVAPAAVLLGIPAGLVMLQPDLGTGLAISFGAVVTMFLAGLPLRLFLGGVGAGLIVAPLAFFTLLHDYQRKRVLVFMDPENDPLGSGYHITQSKIAIGSGGLFGKGFGHGSQSHLDYLPEAQTDFVFATMAEEWGMMGGLFVLAIFAVVLRWGLKVAMNAPDRFSRLLAAGMTTTIFFYACINLMMVMGLAPVVGIPLPFMSHGGSSMMTNMICIGTIMAVDRWSRRGGSGFA; from the coding sequence ATGCCCCGCGCCTATGTTCCCGCCGCCATCGCCCGCCAGCCCTGGCGCGTGCTGCTGCCGCTGGCGATGCTGGTCGTGTTCGGCGGCTTCGTGCTCTATTCGGCGGCAGGTGGGCATCTCCAGCCCTGGGCACTGACCCACGTGCTGCGCTTCTGCGTGTTCCTGGCGCTCGCCATGCTGATCGCGCGGGTGCCGCAGGACTGGTTCAAACGCGCCGCCTTGCCGATCTATGCCGGCCTGTGCGTGCTGCTGGTGCTGGTGGAACTGATCGGCGGGATCGGCGGCGGCAGCCAGCGCTGGCTGAATCTGGGCTTCATGACGCTCCAGCCGTCGGAACTGATGAAACCGGGTATCGTGCTGGTGCTGGCCTGGTTCTACAGCGTGCTGCCGGTGGGCGAAACGCGCGGCTGGCGCGCGGTGGCGCCGGCGGCGGTGCTGCTGGGCATCCCGGCCGGCCTCGTCATGCTCCAGCCGGACCTGGGCACCGGGCTGGCGATCAGCTTCGGCGCGGTCGTCACCATGTTTCTTGCCGGCCTGCCGCTGCGCCTGTTCCTGGGCGGCGTTGGCGCCGGGCTGATCGTGGCCCCGCTGGCGTTCTTCACGCTGCTGCACGATTACCAGCGCAAGCGCGTGCTGGTGTTCATGGACCCGGAAAACGATCCGCTGGGATCGGGCTACCACATCACCCAGTCGAAGATCGCGATCGGATCGGGCGGCCTGTTCGGCAAGGGCTTCGGCCACGGTTCGCAAAGCCACCTCGATTACCTGCCCGAAGCGCAGACCGACTTCGTCTTCGCGACCATGGCCGAGGAATGGGGCATGATGGGCGGCCTGTTCGTGCTGGCGATCTTCGCCGTGGTGCTGCGCTGGGGCCTGAAAGTGGCGATGAACGCACCCGACCGCTTCTCGCGCCTGCTGGCGGCGGGAATGACCACCACGATCTTCTTCTATGCCTGCATCAACCTGATGATGGTGATGGGCCTCGCACCCGTGGTGGGCATCCCCCTGCCCTTCATGAGCCACGGCGGATCATCGATGATGACCAACATGATCTGCATCGGCACGATCATGGCAGTGGACCGCTGGAGCCGCCGGGGCGGAAGCGGGTTCGCCTGA
- the mrdA gene encoding penicillin-binding protein 2, with protein MSSARLTDTFNRRTFVLGSAMGGIGMLLAVRLGYLSIMQNEKYKAASESNRVNLTLIPPRRGWILDRNGAALASNRADFRVDLIPDRVVDADKTLATLASLLDLSPDKVGDIHDKLDKSRGFQPVEVAANLNWDKFAAVSVRLPELPGVVPQRGYSRFYPTGATVGHLVGYVGPASAEDYERERNPLLITPGFKIGKDALEKYFETRLRGVPGARRVEATASGRVVRDLGTREDVPGKPIQLTINGPLQDYASRRIGLESGSVVVIDCLTGDVLAMASMPSFDPNSFSDGIGRIEWKMLSDDDHVPLRNKVLRGLYPPGSTVKPMVALSFLEAGLDPNASVNCAGGLRVGNRVFHCWNHRGHGATNMAKGIYQSCDVYFYHFAQQMGMDVIAAMAKRLGLGQEFPLPVAGQSYGTVPDPAWKLRKYKQPWAIYDTVNATIGQGYMLVNPLQQAVMASRIASGLELMPRLLLDRHAPQPKSMGFKQEHLDYIHAAMNEVVNGRGTAGKARLPIPNVQMAGKTGTAQVVGLNIGNGKGGLWKHRDHGHFICFAPFDKPRYACAVAIEHGGGSGAAYPIARDVMTFLFDPGKALEVLEGFEKQWGGNVQQRMAARYDAYAAQYGASAPKAADDAQVAQEVAAENKPVPEPTAAQTDAAPPPPEPTTPEPGTPAPGASPRPAPGTAPAPATPATSGAQ; from the coding sequence ATGAGCTCGGCCCGGCTGACTGACACCTTCAACCGCCGCACCTTCGTGCTGGGATCCGCCATGGGCGGCATCGGCATGCTGCTGGCCGTGCGGCTCGGCTACCTCTCGATCATGCAGAACGAGAAGTACAAGGCGGCGTCGGAGAGCAACCGCGTCAACCTGACGCTGATTCCGCCGCGGCGCGGCTGGATTCTCGATCGCAACGGCGCGGCGCTGGCATCGAACCGCGCCGACTTCCGCGTCGACCTGATTCCCGACCGGGTCGTGGACGCGGACAAGACGCTGGCCACGCTCGCCTCGCTGCTCGACCTTTCGCCCGACAAGGTGGGCGACATCCACGACAAGCTGGACAAATCGCGCGGGTTCCAGCCGGTCGAAGTCGCCGCCAATCTCAACTGGGACAAATTCGCCGCCGTCAGCGTGCGCCTGCCCGAACTGCCGGGCGTGGTGCCGCAGCGCGGCTATTCGCGCTTCTACCCCACGGGCGCGACCGTGGGGCACCTGGTCGGCTATGTCGGCCCGGCTTCGGCCGAGGACTACGAACGCGAACGCAATCCGCTGCTGATCACGCCGGGCTTCAAGATCGGCAAGGACGCGCTGGAAAAGTATTTCGAGACGCGCCTGCGCGGCGTGCCGGGCGCGCGGCGGGTGGAAGCGACCGCCAGCGGGCGCGTGGTGCGCGATCTGGGCACGCGCGAGGACGTGCCGGGCAAGCCGATCCAGCTCACTATCAACGGCCCGTTGCAGGACTATGCCTCGCGCCGCATCGGTCTGGAATCCGGGTCGGTCGTGGTGATCGACTGCCTGACCGGCGATGTGCTGGCCATGGCCTCGATGCCCAGCTTCGATCCCAACAGCTTCTCCGACGGCATCGGGCGCATCGAATGGAAGATGCTATCGGACGACGACCATGTGCCCTTGCGCAACAAGGTTCTGCGCGGGCTTTATCCGCCGGGCTCGACCGTGAAGCCGATGGTCGCGCTGTCGTTCCTCGAAGCGGGGCTCGATCCCAATGCCTCGGTCAACTGCGCCGGTGGCCTGCGCGTGGGCAACCGCGTGTTCCACTGCTGGAACCACCGGGGCCACGGCGCTACCAACATGGCCAAGGGCATCTACCAGTCGTGCGACGTGTATTTCTATCACTTCGCGCAACAGATGGGCATGGACGTGATCGCGGCGATGGCGAAGCGGCTGGGGCTGGGGCAGGAATTTCCGCTGCCCGTCGCCGGGCAATCCTATGGCACGGTGCCCGATCCCGCGTGGAAGCTGCGCAAGTACAAGCAGCCCTGGGCGATCTATGACACGGTGAACGCCACCATCGGGCAGGGGTACATGCTGGTGAACCCGCTGCAGCAGGCGGTCATGGCCTCGCGCATCGCCTCCGGCCTCGAACTCATGCCGCGCCTGCTGCTCGACCGGCACGCGCCTCAACCCAAGTCCATGGGCTTCAAGCAGGAACACCTCGATTACATCCACGCGGCGATGAACGAAGTCGTCAACGGGCGTGGCACCGCCGGCAAGGCGCGCCTGCCCATTCCCAACGTGCAGATGGCGGGCAAGACCGGCACGGCACAAGTCGTCGGCCTCAACATCGGCAACGGCAAGGGCGGGCTGTGGAAGCACCGTGACCACGGCCATTTCATCTGCTTCGCCCCGTTCGACAAGCCGCGCTATGCCTGCGCCGTCGCCATAGAGCACGGCGGCGGATCGGGCGCGGCCTATCCCATCGCGCGCGACGTGATGACGTTCCTGTTCGATCCGGGCAAGGCGCTGGAAGTGCTCGAAGGCTTCGAAAAGCAGTGGGGCGGCAACGTGCAACAGCGCATGGCGGCCCGGTACGACGCCTATGCCGCGCAATACGGCGCTTCCGCGCCCAAGGCGGCGGACGACGCGCAAGTGGCGCAGGAAGTCGCGGCCGAAAACAAGCCGGTGCCCGAACCGACCGCCGCGCAGACCGACGCCGCGCCGCCTCCGCCCGAGCCGACGACGCCCGAACCGGGCACGCCGGCGCCGGGCGCATCGCCGCGGCCTGCACCGGGCACCGCTCCGGCACCCGCCACTCCCGCCACGTCCGGCGCGCAATAG
- the mreD gene encoding rod shape-determining protein MreD: MMLPRFPARAEDIVRNRINRAPSPVLALGIPWASIILASMATFSPVIASAPLLPPFSYMMLLAWRMLRPGMLPVWVGLPLGAIDDLFSGQPFGSAIILWSLTMLAMEVIDERFLWRGFLQDWLAGSALLAGYLFLAASFAGFAAGYPLPLSIGPQLLLSVFLFPVVTRFVALLDRVRLLPLRRI, translated from the coding sequence ATGATGCTGCCCCGCTTTCCCGCCCGCGCCGAGGACATCGTTCGCAACCGCATCAACCGCGCGCCATCGCCGGTTCTTGCGCTGGGCATTCCGTGGGCATCGATCATCCTGGCCTCGATGGCGACCTTTTCGCCTGTGATCGCTTCCGCGCCCCTGCTCCCGCCGTTCTCCTACATGATGCTGCTGGCCTGGCGCATGCTGCGGCCCGGCATGTTGCCGGTGTGGGTCGGCCTGCCGCTGGGCGCCATCGACGATCTGTTCAGCGGACAGCCGTTCGGCAGCGCGATAATCCTGTGGTCGCTGACCATGCTGGCGATGGAAGTGATCGACGAACGGTTCCTCTGGCGGGGCTTCCTGCAGGACTGGCTCGCGGGCAGCGCGCTGCTGGCCGGCTATCTGTTTCTTGCCGCCAGTTTCGCGGGCTTCGCCGCCGGCTATCCGCTGCCGCTTTCGATCGGCCCGCAATTGCTGCTGAGCGTGTTCCTGTTCCCCGTCGTTACCCGGTTCGTCGCCCTGCTTGACCGCGTGCGCCTGCTGCCGCTGCGGAGAATCTGA
- the mreC gene encoding rod shape-determining protein MreC has translation MARSQDRRPGFSRRAQYGIFTGYVVAILGVVVGAVLLIVSLFNPEAFAFARSGASEIARPIGQASAESRATGQGVFAAVGAYFNAGRQNAALRREVEAARADAVTMRAVQTENARLKALLGIVDPQVRPIAAGRLIGSTAASARRFAVLSIGSSTGLRPGMPVRSSTGLIGRIVETGRDTARVLLVTDPDNVVPVRRATDGLPAFVQGAANGRIEIRLINSGVNPVHKGDVFVTSGSGGLYPPNIPVAIATDPHHDGAVGHLASDPADVDYVLVFPSFQPAAQAALSESEKAAGPPRDPGDQ, from the coding sequence ATGGCGCGGTCACAGGACCGGCGCCCGGGCTTTTCGCGCAGGGCGCAGTACGGGATCTTCACAGGCTACGTCGTCGCCATTCTTGGCGTCGTGGTCGGCGCCGTGCTGCTCATCGTATCGTTGTTCAACCCCGAGGCGTTTGCCTTTGCGCGATCAGGCGCGAGCGAGATAGCGCGGCCGATCGGGCAGGCTAGCGCCGAATCCCGCGCCACCGGCCAGGGCGTGTTTGCCGCCGTCGGTGCCTATTTCAACGCCGGAAGGCAGAACGCCGCGCTGCGGCGCGAGGTGGAAGCCGCGCGCGCCGACGCGGTGACTATGCGCGCGGTGCAAACCGAAAACGCGCGTCTGAAAGCGCTGCTCGGCATCGTCGATCCCCAGGTGCGGCCGATTGCCGCCGGCCGCCTTATCGGCTCCACCGCGGCCAGCGCACGGCGCTTCGCCGTGCTGTCGATCGGCTCCTCGACCGGGCTGCGCCCCGGGATGCCCGTGCGATCTTCCACCGGACTGATCGGCCGGATTGTCGAAACCGGGCGCGATACGGCGCGCGTTCTGCTCGTGACAGACCCGGACAACGTCGTGCCCGTGCGCCGCGCCACCGATGGCCTGCCGGCTTTCGTGCAGGGGGCCGCCAACGGCCGGATCGAAATCCGCCTGATCAATTCGGGCGTAAACCCCGTCCACAAGGGCGACGTTTTCGTGACCTCCGGATCGGGCGGCCTCTATCCGCCCAACATTCCGGTCGCGATCGCCACCGATCCGCATCATGACGGCGCCGTCGGCCACCTGGCCAGCGATCCCGCGGACGTGGACTACGTGCTGGTGTTCCCAAGCTTTCAACCGGCGGCCCAGGCCGCGCTGAGCGAAAGCGAGAAAGCGGCCGGCCCGCCGCGCGATCCGGGCGACCAGTAA
- a CDS encoding rod shape-determining protein: protein MASMLSRFFKFGSQNIAIDLGTANTLVYVQDRGIVLNEPSVVAIETINGVKKVKAVGDDAKMMMGKTPDNIEAIRPMRDGVIADIEVAEAMIKHFIQKVHGKKSLLRYPEIVICVPSGSTSVERRAIRDAASNAGASQVFLILEPMAAAIGADMPVTEPVGSMVVDIGGGTTEVAVLSLRGLAYTTSVRVGGDKMDEAIVSYVRRHHNLLIGEATAERIKKDYGIATIPADGVGETIHIKGRDLVNGVPKEITITQANVAEALSEPIGAIVEGVRIALENTAPELAADIVDQGIVLTGGGALIRGLDEHLREETGLPVSVAEDPLSCVALGTGRAMEDPIYRGVLMTA from the coding sequence ATGGCTTCGATGCTTTCCCGATTCTTCAAGTTCGGTTCCCAGAACATCGCGATCGACCTCGGAACGGCGAATACGCTGGTCTACGTACAGGATCGCGGGATCGTGCTGAACGAGCCTTCCGTCGTCGCGATCGAGACGATCAACGGCGTCAAGAAGGTGAAGGCCGTCGGCGATGACGCGAAGATGATGATGGGCAAGACGCCGGACAACATCGAGGCGATCCGTCCGATGCGCGATGGCGTGATCGCAGACATCGAAGTGGCCGAAGCCATGATCAAGCACTTCATCCAGAAGGTGCACGGCAAGAAGAGCCTGCTGCGCTATCCGGAAATCGTGATCTGCGTGCCTTCGGGCTCGACCTCGGTCGAACGCCGCGCGATTCGCGATGCCGCTTCGAACGCCGGCGCCAGCCAGGTGTTCCTGATCCTGGAACCGATGGCGGCCGCGATCGGCGCGGACATGCCAGTGACCGAGCCGGTCGGTTCGATGGTGGTCGATATCGGCGGCGGCACCACGGAAGTCGCCGTGCTGTCGCTGCGTGGCCTTGCCTATACGACCAGCGTGCGCGTGGGTGGCGACAAGATGGACGAAGCCATCGTCAGCTATGTCCGCCGCCACCACAACCTGTTGATCGGTGAAGCCACGGCCGAACGGATCAAGAAGGATTACGGCATCGCCACGATCCCGGCCGACGGCGTGGGCGAAACGATCCACATCAAGGGCCGCGATCTCGTCAACGGTGTGCCCAAGGAAATCACGATCACCCAGGCCAACGTGGCCGAAGCGCTGTCCGAACCGATTGGCGCGATCGTCGAAGGCGTGCGCATCGCGCTGGAAAACACCGCGCCGGAACTCGCAGCGGACATCGTCGATCAGGGCATCGTACTGACCGGCGGCGGCGCGCTGATCCGCGGGCTGGACGAGCATCTGCGCGAGGAAACCGGCCTGCCGGTGAGCGTCGCCGAAGACCCGCTGTCCTGCGTGGCGCTGGGCACCGGTCGCGCGATGGAAGATCCGATCTATCGCGGCGTGCTGATGACCGCGTAA
- the mutL gene encoding DNA mismatch repair endonuclease MutL has protein sequence MPTIRRLPDTLVNRIAAGEVVERPASALKELVENAIDAGATQVHVRLGEGGLSLIEVTDDGCGMRADEIALALERHATSKLPDESIELVETLGFRGEALPSIASVARVTIESRARETGEAWKRVVDHGALVSDGPAALPPGTRVRVEDLFGKIPARRKFLRSARAEWAASLDVVRRLAMARPEVGFTLEHDGRRALQVQPGDSLEARVAQLVARELAGNAVTVDLVRGDFHLTGVAGLPTYNRGVADHQYLFVNGRPVKDRLLIGAVRGAYADMLARDRHAVLALFLAVPPTEVDVNVHPAKTEVRFRDPALVRGMVVTGLRTALASGDQRSAQAPSETAMRAWQAEPIAALPGAPPGPGPLFPAPAERQGSIFASPAWRPEPRVSDAGQAWRGYEAAVMAPPVARAEAAEDAVPEPVEHPLGVARGQVANTYIVAEAADGLVIVDQHAAHERLVLERLRAAGAGEGSAPSQALLIPEVVELEETDCDRLEEAAPKLAEYGLALERFGPGAVLVRAVPAALAKGNPEALVRDVADDLAQNGDALLLGERLDLVLATMACHGSVRAGRALSVAEMNALLREMEVTPRSGQCNHGRPTWVKLAHGDIEKLFGRK, from the coding sequence ATGCCCACGATCCGCCGCCTTCCCGATACTCTGGTCAACCGCATCGCCGCTGGCGAAGTGGTGGAACGGCCGGCCAGCGCGCTCAAGGAACTGGTCGAAAACGCCATCGATGCGGGCGCCACGCAAGTCCATGTCCGGCTGGGCGAGGGCGGGCTTTCGCTGATCGAGGTGACGGACGATGGCTGCGGGATGCGCGCGGACGAGATTGCGCTGGCGCTGGAGCGCCACGCCACGTCCAAGCTGCCCGACGAATCGATCGAACTGGTCGAAACGCTGGGCTTCCGGGGAGAGGCGCTGCCTTCCATCGCCAGCGTCGCGCGCGTCACCATCGAGAGCCGCGCGCGAGAGACCGGCGAGGCGTGGAAACGCGTGGTCGATCATGGGGCGCTGGTGTCCGATGGCCCTGCCGCGCTGCCGCCCGGAACGCGCGTGCGGGTGGAAGACCTGTTCGGCAAGATTCCGGCGCGGCGCAAGTTCCTGCGCTCGGCACGGGCGGAATGGGCGGCTTCGCTCGATGTCGTGCGCCGGCTGGCCATGGCACGCCCGGAAGTGGGCTTCACGCTGGAGCACGACGGTCGCCGCGCGCTGCAGGTGCAGCCGGGCGATTCGCTCGAAGCGCGCGTCGCGCAGCTCGTCGCGCGCGAGCTGGCTGGCAACGCGGTGACGGTCGATCTGGTGCGCGGTGATTTCCACCTGACCGGCGTGGCCGGCCTGCCGACGTACAACCGCGGCGTGGCCGACCACCAGTACCTGTTCGTCAACGGCCGCCCGGTGAAGGACCGGCTGCTGATTGGCGCGGTGCGCGGCGCCTATGCCGACATGCTGGCGCGCGACCGGCACGCGGTGCTGGCGCTGTTTCTCGCCGTGCCGCCGACCGAGGTGGACGTGAACGTTCACCCGGCAAAGACCGAGGTGCGTTTTCGCGATCCCGCGCTGGTGCGGGGGATGGTCGTGACCGGCCTGCGCACAGCGCTGGCAAGCGGGGACCAGCGCTCCGCGCAGGCCCCTTCCGAAACCGCGATGCGTGCCTGGCAGGCTGAACCGATTGCCGCGCTCCCGGGGGCGCCACCAGGGCCGGGGCCGCTGTTTCCCGCACCGGCCGAACGGCAAGGCAGCATCTTCGCCTCCCCGGCATGGCGGCCGGAACCGCGGGTCAGCGATGCAGGGCAGGCGTGGCGCGGGTACGAGGCCGCGGTGATGGCCCCGCCTGTGGCCCGCGCCGAAGCTGCCGAGGATGCCGTGCCGGAGCCGGTAGAGCACCCGCTGGGTGTGGCCCGCGGGCAGGTGGCCAACACCTATATCGTGGCGGAGGCGGCCGACGGCCTCGTGATCGTGGACCAGCACGCCGCGCACGAGCGGCTGGTGCTGGAGCGCCTGCGCGCGGCCGGAGCGGGAGAGGGGAGTGCTCCTAGTCAGGCGCTGCTGATCCCGGAAGTGGTGGAGCTTGAGGAAACCGATTGCGACCGGCTGGAGGAAGCCGCGCCGAAGCTCGCCGAATATGGCCTCGCGCTCGAACGCTTCGGTCCAGGTGCCGTGCTGGTCCGCGCGGTGCCGGCGGCGCTCGCCAAGGGCAATCCCGAAGCGCTGGTGCGCGACGTGGCCGACGATCTGGCCCAGAACGGAGATGCGCTGCTGCTGGGCGAACGGCTCGACCTCGTGCTGGCGACGATGGCCTGCCATGGCTCGGTCCGCGCTGGGCGTGCCCTTTCCGTCGCCGAAATGAACGCATTGTTACGCGAAATGGAAGTGACGCCGCGCTCCGGCCAGTGCAATCATGGGCGGCCGACGTGGGTGAAGCTTGCCCATGGCGATATCGAGAAACTGTTCGGGAGAAAGTGA
- a CDS encoding MaoC family dehydratase: MQYFEDLEPGTVDRFGHYQVTREEVIGFASRYDPQPFHLEDEAAAQTHFGRLSASGWHTCAMVMAMVVENLKARQQAGLGSPGVDELRWHKPVYPGDTLRCETQLLDKKRSRSRPEMGSFRSTLRVFNQNDDLVMSFTSIGLIRVRDPETASTD; the protein is encoded by the coding sequence ATGCAATACTTCGAAGACCTCGAGCCTGGCACCGTCGACCGTTTCGGCCACTACCAGGTCACGCGCGAGGAAGTGATCGGCTTCGCCTCGCGCTATGATCCGCAGCCGTTCCATCTCGAAGACGAGGCGGCGGCGCAGACCCATTTCGGCCGCCTCTCGGCCAGTGGCTGGCACACTTGCGCCATGGTGATGGCGATGGTGGTGGAAAACCTGAAGGCGCGCCAGCAGGCGGGGCTGGGGTCGCCCGGCGTGGACGAGCTGCGCTGGCACAAGCCGGTCTATCCCGGCGACACGCTGCGCTGCGAAACCCAGTTGCTCGATAAGAAGCGCAGCCGCTCGCGCCCGGAAATGGGCAGCTTCCGATCCACCCTGCGCGTGTTCAACCAGAACGACGATCTGGTGATGAGCTTCACGTCGATCGGGTTGATCCGCGTGCGCGATCCGGAAACCGCATCGACCGACTAA
- the ychF gene encoding redox-regulated ATPase YchF, with translation MGFRCGIVGLPNVGKSTLFNALTETQAAQAANYPFCTIEPNVGNVGVPDPRLDELAKIAGSQKIIPTQLGFVDIAGLVRGASKGEGLGNQFLGNIREVDAIVHVLRCFENDDIQHVDNKVDPISDADTVETELMLSDLESLEKRVPAAQKKAAQGDKEAKLVASVLGQALDLLSEGKPARLTKPKDEEEARVFRQAQLLTAKPVLYVCNVEESAAAEGNAFSARVFEKAKAEGANAVIVSAAIEAELVGMEQDERLVFLEEMGLHETGLARVIRAGYDLLHLITFFTVGPKEARAWTVHQGAKAPDAAGEIHSDMQRGFIRAETIAYADYVALGGENGAKEAGKLRQEGKEYVVHDGDVMHFKFNV, from the coding sequence ATGGGTTTTCGTTGCGGGATCGTCGGTCTGCCAAACGTCGGCAAGTCGACGCTGTTCAACGCGCTGACCGAGACGCAGGCGGCGCAGGCGGCGAACTATCCGTTCTGCACGATCGAGCCGAACGTGGGCAACGTGGGCGTGCCCGATCCCCGGCTGGATGAACTGGCCAAGATCGCCGGAAGCCAGAAGATCATTCCCACACAACTGGGCTTCGTGGACATCGCCGGGCTGGTGCGCGGCGCGTCCAAGGGCGAAGGACTGGGCAACCAGTTCCTGGGCAACATCCGCGAGGTGGACGCCATCGTCCACGTGCTGCGCTGCTTCGAGAACGACGACATCCAGCATGTCGACAACAAGGTCGATCCGATCTCGGACGCCGATACCGTCGAGACCGAACTGATGCTGTCGGACCTCGAAAGCCTGGAAAAGCGCGTTCCCGCCGCGCAGAAGAAAGCGGCGCAGGGCGACAAGGAAGCGAAGCTCGTGGCCTCGGTGCTGGGCCAGGCGCTCGACCTGCTGAGCGAAGGCAAGCCCGCGCGCCTGACCAAGCCGAAGGACGAGGAAGAAGCCCGCGTGTTCCGGCAGGCGCAGTTGCTGACCGCCAAGCCGGTGCTCTACGTGTGCAACGTCGAGGAAAGCGCGGCGGCCGAAGGCAATGCTTTCTCGGCCCGCGTGTTCGAGAAGGCGAAGGCCGAAGGCGCGAACGCGGTGATCGTCTCCGCCGCGATCGAGGCCGAACTGGTCGGCATGGAGCAGGACGAACGGCTGGTGTTCCTGGAGGAAATGGGCCTGCACGAAACCGGCCTCGCCCGTGTGATCCGCGCCGGCTACGATCTGCTGCACCTCATCACCTTCTTCACCGTAGGCCCCAAGGAAGCGCGCGCCTGGACCGTCCATCAGGGCGCCAAGGCCCCCGACGCGGCGGGCGAGATCCACTCCGACATGCAGCGCGGCTTCATCCGCGCCGAAACCATCGCCTATGCCGACTATGTCGCGCTGGGCGGCGAGAACGGCGCCAAGGAAGCCGGCAAGCTGCGCCAGGAAGGCAAGGAATACGTGGTGCACGACGGCGACGTGATGCACTTCAAGTTCAACGTGTGA